The nucleotide sequence TATCTTTGTATCTCTGCGTGTCTCTTACAGACACTCTATTATATAGATACATTCATATGTAATCATAGAACATCTGTTAATCTAATTGATATTGTATATATGTGGAAAGAGATGAAAAGATATAGAATTACTTAGGTGAAATATGGGTATGTTAATAATATATTAGTATACACTATTAAATGTACATACATATTAATGTAAGCATATATGACAAATTAATCCAATTggagtttgtgtgtatgtatactaaTTGGATCAGTTgctctccttttgttttcttgcttttcccCAGAATGAGCTATTTACGTTAAATTGCTATTTCAATACCAGCGAGACAGTGGGATTTGCTTAGGTCACTAACCTGTTTAAGCCCTATGTGTTACTATGTGTTAATCACTGTCTTAAGAACAGAAGCGAATACGATAAATATAGTCCTCCCCTTATGAAGTTTACAGTGAAGTTGGAATAGACACTAAATAAATGACCACATGTGCATAGTCTCCATAGGCTCTACAGTCATGTTGGTGGCAAAATGTTATGAAGGAAAAGAACAGTCATATGACAGGATATAATCTAGTGAGAGAGAAGGGTCAGAGAGGCTATAAGTGACAGGTAAACTGCGTTTGGAAGAAGGATGGGAGTTCGTCAGGTGAAAGGGAGGGTTCTGTGTTATAGGTTGCAGGGACTATGCTTACCAAATCTCTTGTTGGATTATATGTagacaagaaaggaaaaagggtAAAGGAATTATAATTTATTCAGCATTTACAATGAGCCAGGTGATTGATTTTAGAATACTATCTACAACCTGAGTTTCAAGATAACTTAATTAAGTCAATCTGTATCAGGTATTGAAGATATAGAGATGAATGAAATGTGGCAGATGCTCTGGGAGAACTCTAGTAGAGTAGGGTAAAAATCCTTTTAAGCTACTAAAAGCAATGCAATATTGACTATTCCCGTGAATTCAAATACTTAGAAGACACTATGGGAACATCAAAATGGAAACCATAAATTCTGCTGGTAGTACCAAGGAAAACTTCATGAAGGAAGTATTGTTTGAATAGAGCTTTGAAGGGTGAATAAGCTTccttccatagacagagaaataTGAAGGCCTTTCCAGATAGAGGTCCTACCAAAGTCATAGACCTGGAAGGAACATGCCCAATAGGGAAACTAAACTAAATTCTTGACTGCAATTATGCTATGGAAAAATGACTTTGAAGTAGTAATCAGGAGTCATAAGACAGAACCTGATTTGTCATGCTTTGAACTTGTATTTCATGTTTAGGAAATAGGGAGTCAGTAATGGATTTAAGGTAAGGAAGTCTTACATATTTGTGTTTTCTAAAGAGCCCAAAAGTTGTTGGTGCTATGAAGAAGGAACTGGAAGGGAAGTGAGCTTGGAGATAGGTTGAACTAACCCAAGGACATTGGGAAATGAGGATCCTGTCTGCTAGTTAGAGAGGAGCATAGTTAATTTTTACAATTTGGTAATGTAGAACTgggaacttccccagtggcttagcaggtaaagaatccacctgcaaggcaggagacacaggagatgcaggtttgatccctgggttgggacaacccttggaggagagcatggcaaccactccaatattcttgcctggagaatcccatggacagaggagcctggcaggctatagtccaaagggtctcaaaaagtcagacatgactgaagtgacttagcaagcacatatGCAATGTAGATTAAGGAGAAATGACATTTTTGTAACAGTACAATAAACTATGAACTTCAGTaaattttataaatcttttattttttttccaaagaacaaaAGAAGCACTATAAACCATTGAGATACATTTAAAAAGTACAATTTTAACATAGTAATTGTGATGCATATGTAATTCTCTGTAACAAAATAGTCAAACACTTAAAAAGATACAGTATATGTGTCTGCAAATTTTAGCAAgactgtgcattttttaaaaactacataatGAGTTTATATTCAAAGATCTTGAATATGCTTTCAGAACTTTCAATGTATAGATCATTGTTAAGATTGCCTTTACTCTTAAAAAACTAAAGGGATGTATTTctataaaaactagaaataaggaATTTACCTAGTTCCTAGCTTCTTTATTAATCCAAAATACATACTTAGTGGCTAGAAATATAATACTCCTAAAAAAATAGCTAATAAATACCATATAAAATCAAAGGTTTAATGAGTCAGTCATGACATTATGCCATACTAGGAAGACATCAAATGTctaaatttatagaaaaagaatatattaatcCTTATAGAACTCATATATTTAGAAATTCTAAATAAGGAAATATATTCTACACAGATAACTGTATAACACTCAGATTTCTAATGCAGTATAACTTAAATATCTTCCAAGGGTCAAGAGTAAGAAAATTCTCTAACATATTCCCCAAAAAACAATACTAAAGTAGTTCCTATTTCATAAGAGAGTGAGGATAACAGTTTATCTCCATACACAGCATTCCAATGAAATTCCATTCACTCTCACACAGCTTTTCCCATGGAAGTATAAGAACTACAGTCTAGAAATAACAGTTGTCACCTTGAAAGGATTAACAATCAGTGATTCCTTGATTCACAATTTAGTCACTCTTAAAGATTTCAATAGCATAGCAgttaaaataacagcaaaaagGAGCAGGAAATACTATGCTAAACAGGACATAAACTGAGCAGAAAGTTGCAAGGACAAGCATAgattccctcttccttcctctctttcacaGTGGGGAATTTGTACAGAAACCTAACTCATTGGAGAAAATGAGCCCTTGCTCCTTGTCTTCTTCAGTAGGTTCAGAGGTCCCCAGAATATTCTGCTGAAGAACTGGGCGATTTTTCCAATGCATGGTTCTTTTAATTGTTCTTTCCACTGTTGAAAAAAGAATTATATCAGTTTAACCAAATTTCCACACACCTGTCTACCCCAACTTGTTTTCAAAACAGGGTTTAGGATCAATAAAAAAGCAGAGGGTAGAGTCCTTAACAAACAAAATCCATCTCAGTAATGAGTTCTGTGCAACCTCCTAGGCAATTCATGTTGAGATGCATGATAAGAGTTTTCGCAGGACTTTTGAGAACAACTTTCCCTTCTTCTCCGGAACATCCTTTTTACTTTAAACATGGTCTGGAATGTGGTCGCCAAATCTCAGAAGAGTATAAGGACTTTGAGAAATCCACACTCCAAGAGATTAAGAAACCAGAAAGAGCAAAGTGACAGATACCTGTCCAATATTTTCTGGACGATCTTCTTAATCAAAGGAGCTTCTGGGTCCAGACAGACTTCCCTTCCATTCTTCAAGGTGGCTCTGCAGAGAGAAAACGAGGATGCGCCCATGAACGTGGGGGCTGAAGActaaggcggggggtggggtggggggaaacctTCCCTCTTGCCAAGGCCAGGGTGGACAGCGCCGCGCCCCAGGACTTACACCACTTCCACCTTGGAGCACTGCGGTCCCGCGGCCATCACCTGCAGATCACTGACCATTTTGGGATGAATTCCCGGTGTGGTGGTTAAACACACACAACGCAGCTCTCTCACAACGGCCGCGACAGGACCGGCTGGGGTAGAAGAGACACCGTTATAGGGCAGGTTGCTGGGGGAGCGCTTCCCCAGCCCGCCCGCCCGGGACGCCGCTCCGCTCCACCCGCCGGGCGCGCTCGGCTGGTCTGGCGCTCTCACCGCTGGCGAGGGGCCCGGGCGGCGTCAGCAGCAGCAGCGCGAGCAGCGCGCACAAGGCGCCCGACGGGCCGGGAAGGCGGGCGGCGCGGCTGGAGAGCAGTCTCATAGCGGCGAAGGGAGGCCTGCAGAGGGTTCCGACGGAGGCAGAAGGCGCGGGATTCGAAGCTCCAGAGCGCTGGTGACTGCCTCGGGTCTTCAGCATCCCTTTTATCTGCCCTGGCCCCTTCCCCCAGGCAGGAAACTCAATCTTTAGGATGCTTGGGAAATTCCCTGATCTaagggggggcggggagagggggccGGGTGGAGGGGGGCTGGAGGAGCGGGGTTTGAGGAGGCTGGTTGGGAGGAGCAGCTCGCCGTGGATCTGTGAGGTCGCCCAGCGCTGGCCTGAGTGGATGCTGCTTTCGCTGGAAGTAGGAATCAATCCTGCGGAGATTTTGTCCACCCGGGCCAGCCAGGGCTAGCGAAAGCCAGCTTCTCCTGGGTGACAGGTGTCTTTTCAGAGATGCCCCTCGTCTTCATCTTGATAGAAAGACTAGGCGCAAAGTAAGCCGCTGGAAGGGTTCtttggtggggagagagaggggttgtttttgttttgttttgtttttctttctttgtttctttcttttttttttattaatttggctCTGTCCCGggccaggagggtggggggacgGACATGTGGTATCtctgttccccgaccagggatccaatcgcaaccctgcattgggagcatagagtcttaaccactgagcctgcagggaagtccctagctggGAGGTTAGATTTTAGAAA is from Dama dama isolate Ldn47 chromosome 6, ASM3311817v1, whole genome shotgun sequence and encodes:
- the CXCL6 gene encoding C-X-C motif chemokine 6, coding for MRLLSSRAARLPGPSGALCALLALLLLTPPGPLASAGPVAAVVRELRCVCLTTTPGIHPKMVSDLQVMAAGPQCSKVEVVATLKNGREVCLDPEAPLIKKIVQKILDSGKNN